The DNA segment TGATATCTTCTGAATGTTGTGTTGAAAGAACCACTGCATCGATACCAACAATTTTGCCGTCATCATAAGCAAAGGTGATTTGGCTTTTTGCATCTGGGCGTAACCAAGGAAGCGTACCGTTTTTACGTACTTCAGCTTGGCGTTTAACCAATCTGTGTGAGTAAGTGATCGGAGCAGGCATTAACTCTTCAGTTTCATTGTTTGCATAACCGAACATTAAACCTTGGTCACCCGCGCCTTGCTCTAGCGGATCATCACGGTCAACACCTTGGTTGATGTCTGGAGATTGCTTACCGATGGTGTTTAATACTGCACAAGAGTCGGCGTCAAAACCCATTTCTGAGTTGACGTAACCGATTTCACGTATTGTTTTACGGGTGATTTCTTCGATATCAACCCACGCGTTAGTCGTTACTTCACCGCCAACCATAACCATACCGGTTTTAACATAAGTCTCACAGGCTACGCGTGCTTTCGGGTCTTGAGCGATGATTGCATCAAGTACAGCATCGGAGATTTGGTCTGCAATTTTATCAGGATGACCTTCTGATACTGACTCAGAGGTAAACAAGTGTTTAGCCATGGTTTTAATTCTCTCTTAATTTAAACACAATAGACGTGATGTACGTTTATATGTGTAGAAGTTTTAACATCTAGACGGCTATTCTAAACTATTTTGTCAGTATTAAGATAGACCCTAATTCATATTAATTTTGTATATGGTTTAAAAGCATTCTTTTTAACGGATATTATTTATGTATATATGTTATAAACGGGCAATATGCAGTAGCATAGAACGAAAGTATTAAAAGTATGAAGTGATGAGTTTTTAGCTGAAAATAAATAACCGTTCACTATCATTAAATATATACCCAAGCTACTTCAAGATGCACAATCAGCAAACCGAATGAAGAGTATATTCAAGGCATGAAGTCGAGGATTTAGTTATTCTAAATCAAGACGTCATAACGCCGAAGATGCCTTCGTTCGGCTTGCCCTGTGGGAGGCGAGCAGGAATAGCAGCACTGCGTTGCAATATTTGAAAATGGAATAACCATTATCTACATATAGCGCCTTGTTTTGATATCCCTGCTCGTCTCTGATATAGCATCTTGAAGTAACTTGGGTATAACAACACTCATTTGCCATTGGGAATTATAAAGTGTCATTGAAAAAATCATTAGTTATCACTGCCGCATTACTTGCTAGCTTTAGTAGTGCTGCATCAAATGTCTCACTCGCTTTCAATAACGACAATATTATTTTGGGTTATGATATTGAGATGCAAGAAGCACTTAAGCTAAAAGGTGACTACCTACAGACTATCGACAATGGTTATACCTTAGATACAGGTCTTTATGCGTTTCAAGATGCGGGTGCTACATTCTTTGAACTCGGCGCTAAAGCAATGAGAATGGATAACGACAATGGTGATGGCTATGCATTAGCATTTGGTGGCTTAGCTGGTTTACGCTTAACTGAAGAATTTAGCTTGGAGGCTGAATTCCATTTTAGCCCTGAAATATTGGCATTTGGTGATACAGAGAACTACACGCAATGGATCGTTCGTGCTGAGTATGCTGTTATGCCTACTGCACATTTCTTTGTTGAATATAATCACACCACGGTTGAATATAAAAAGATGCCAGATGAACGTTTATCAAGCGACATATTATTTGGCTTGAAATGGGTTTTCTAGTTATCATTTGAAACAGTAAGAATACAAAAAAGCATCGTTTTCGATGCTTTTTTGTATCTATAAATAAGTGTAACTAGGTAGTCGAGTTATCTATTGCTTTATGATCGCGTATGGATAATTTCAGTAATTCAGAATATAGTGGTTTGCCCCCTAACGCTTGAGCGATAAATGTTGCACCTAAGCAAGTCATCAGTAACGGTAAAATAAGTGCATAGTTATCGGTCATTTCCACCACTAAAATAATACCGGTTACAGGGGCTCGCACCGTTGCAGCAAATAATGCGCCCATACCGGCAACCGCATAAACTGCGGGTTCGGCAACAAATCCGGGGAATAAATCAGCAGCTATCACACCGTATGCCAAACCAAACAAAGTGCCTAATGTCAGCATCGGGGTGAATACGCCGCCTGGGGCTCCGGAAGCAAAACAAGCGACAGTTCCCAGTAATCGCACCATGAACAACCCAACCAAAAGCAGCCAGGTCAAAGGGTCCTGAATTATACTGGTAATTAGTTCGATACCACTGCCCGCTGCATCTGGCAGCAAGATTTGTAATAAAGTAAAGATACTGCCAAACAAGACCCCAGTCATGACAATGCGGCTGAGTTTATTATCTTGGTGATGCTTTAAGTGTTTCGTTGCACTTAATATCCAATGGTTAAAACCCACGCCAATAAAGCCAAAAAGAGTACCCAGAAGCAGAAATAACCACAGAGAAGTTAAAGGCGGCACGGTAAAATGGGGAATGTGCATCACGGCTTGTTGACCATGAAATGAGCGCATTACAATAGTACCAATAGCTGCAGCAAGGGTAACGCATTTTATTGACGTGATGTTGTAACGAAACTGCGGACGCATCTCTTCAATGACAAAAAGAATGCCTGCTAAAGGTGCGTTAAAGGCTGCTGCAAGGCCCGCCGCAGCGCCTGCTGCTGTGAGAATATGAGTTGCATGTGCATAGCGTTTGGCTGTATCTGACAACATGCGGCCAATTGCCCCTCCAATCTGAATTGAAGGTCCCTCTCGACCTAATACCATTCCAGATCCTATCGCCAGAGTACCAGCAATAAACTTTACTGGCAGCACGCGGCGCCAGCGAATATCGTAAATACCATCAAGCGCCCCTTCGATATGAGGGATGCCACTGCCTGACGCTTCGGGTGCAAAACGCCGTGTTAACCAAAATGCAAAGCCCGTCATGATCCCTCCGAGCAGCATTAGCAGTAATACCTTCACAAACAGCGGCCCTGATAACTGCTCAAATAAAAGCATTCGATGCGCATTGACCCATAATATTGCAGCCTCAAAGAGGGCGATAATCAACCCTGTTAAAGCGCCGACACCAGCAGAAAGTGCCAGTAATACGATGTAGTCATGTTTTGTCGAAAGTAGTTTCGGGGTCGTACGATGTTTAAGAAGACCACCTTGAAAAAATCTGAAATTGGGGGATTTAGGCATGTGTGTGTAGAACCTGAGCGAATCTAATGGTAGAAAAATAAATAACAAATCATTATAGTCAATAATGAGTAGGTTGCATAGCAGATACTGCCCTGTTGCTAGCTAATTATGCTAATAAAGCTAATTACGGACTAAAAAGTGTTAATACGTGTCATGCTCACATAATTACCAATAAAATAATGAGTTTTATTCATTTGAGCGGTAATATGATTTCATTTGAAACCATCGTTGGTTGGTTTGAAGTCTGTATGTATAATACAGACTTGGTTTAATTTAAATTAATTAATCGAAAATTCAAGAAACATAAATAAACTAAAGAAACTTGTTATACATAAGATAATTTTATGACAATATAACAGCTTAAAAGTATTTTAAACTAATCTCTGCAGGAGCAAATTATGCCATCTCGTCAAGAGCTAGCGAACGCGATCCGTGCCCTAAGTATGGACGCGGTTCAACAAGCAAATTCAGGCCATCCCGGCGCACCAATGGGCATGGCAGATATTGCCGAAGTATTATGGCGTAAGAACCTAAACCATAATCCAGCAAATCCAAACTGGGTTGATCGTGACCGCTTTATTCTGTCTAACGGTCATGGTTCAATGCTTATTTACTCACTGCTACACCTAACCGGTTACGCACTACCAATTGAAGAATTGAAGAACTTCCGTCAATTGCATTCAAAAACTCCTGGTCACCCAGAGTACGGTTATGCACCTGGTATTGAAACCACGACTGGTCCACTCGGTCAAGGTATCACTAATGCTATAGGCATGGCGATTGCTGAAAAAACCTTAGCAGCACAGTTCAATAAACCAGAACATGAAGTTGTTGATCATTTCACTTACTCTTTCTTAGGTGATGGCTGTCTAATGGAAGGTATCTCTCACGAAGCATGTTCACTTGCTGGCACATTAGGCTTAGGTAAACTAGTTGCATTCTGGGATGACAACGGTATTTCAATTGATGGCGAAGTTGATGGTTGGTTCACTGACGATACAGTAAAACGTTTTGAAGCTTACGGCTGGCATGTAGTCTCTGTAGATGGTCATAACCCGGCAGAAATCCAAGCGGCAATCGACGCATCTAAAGCTGAAACATCACGTCCAAGTCTTATCTGTTGTAAAACAGTGATCGGTTTTGGTTCACCAAACAAAGAAGGTACGCATGGCTGTCATGGTGCTCCTCTGGGTGAAGCTGAAATCATAGCTACACGTGAAAAACTGGGTTGGAAACACGCTGCATTTGAAATTCCTGCAGATATCTATGCTGAGTGGGATGCCAATGAAGCTGGCGCACAAGCGGAAGCGGCATGGAATGAAAAATTTGCGGCTTATCAAGCGGCATATCCAGAACTAGCTGCAGAATACCTACGTCGTACTTCTGGTGAACTACCTGCAGATTGGGAAACAAAAACAACTAATTACATCAAACAGTTACAAGTTGATTCTGTAAAAATAGCCACACGTAAAGCATCGCAAAACTGTATCGAAGAGTTTGGTGCAATGTTACCAGAACTACTCGGTGGCTCAGCTGATCTAGCACCATCTAACTTAACTATGTGGTCTGGTACTAAAGCGATTACTGCTGATGACGCATCTGGTAACTACTTG comes from the Moritella yayanosii genome and includes:
- the metK gene encoding methionine adenosyltransferase; this encodes MAKHLFTSESVSEGHPDKIADQISDAVLDAIIAQDPKARVACETYVKTGMVMVGGEVTTNAWVDIEEITRKTIREIGYVNSEMGFDADSCAVLNTIGKQSPDINQGVDRDDPLEQGAGDQGLMFGYANNETEELMPAPITYSHRLVKRQAEVRKNGTLPWLRPDAKSQITFAYDDGKIVGIDAVVLSTQHSEDIKQADLVEAVMETIIKPVLPAEWLNKETKFFINPTGRFVIGGPMGDCGLTGRKIIVDTYGGMARHGGGAFSGKDPSKVDRSAAYAARYVAKNIVAAGLADRCELQLSYAIGVAEPTSISIETFGTGKVSEELLIKLVREHFELRPHGLIEMLDLMRPIYLSTAAYGHFGRSEFPWEATDKAEILRDAAGI
- a CDS encoding YfaZ family outer membrane protein, with protein sequence MSLKKSLVITAALLASFSSAASNVSLAFNNDNIILGYDIEMQEALKLKGDYLQTIDNGYTLDTGLYAFQDAGATFFELGAKAMRMDNDNGDGYALAFGGLAGLRLTEEFSLEAEFHFSPEILAFGDTENYTQWIVRAEYAVMPTAHFFVEYNHTTVEYKKMPDERLSSDILFGLKWVF
- the clcA gene encoding H(+)/Cl(-) exchange transporter ClcA, whose product is MPKSPNFRFFQGGLLKHRTTPKLLSTKHDYIVLLALSAGVGALTGLIIALFEAAILWVNAHRMLLFEQLSGPLFVKVLLLMLLGGIMTGFAFWLTRRFAPEASGSGIPHIEGALDGIYDIRWRRVLPVKFIAGTLAIGSGMVLGREGPSIQIGGAIGRMLSDTAKRYAHATHILTAAGAAAGLAAAFNAPLAGILFVIEEMRPQFRYNITSIKCVTLAAAIGTIVMRSFHGQQAVMHIPHFTVPPLTSLWLFLLLGTLFGFIGVGFNHWILSATKHLKHHQDNKLSRIVMTGVLFGSIFTLLQILLPDAAGSGIELITSIIQDPLTWLLLVGLFMVRLLGTVACFASGAPGGVFTPMLTLGTLFGLAYGVIAADLFPGFVAEPAVYAVAGMGALFAATVRAPVTGIILVVEMTDNYALILPLLMTCLGATFIAQALGGKPLYSELLKLSIRDHKAIDNSTT
- the tkt gene encoding transketolase encodes the protein MPSRQELANAIRALSMDAVQQANSGHPGAPMGMADIAEVLWRKNLNHNPANPNWVDRDRFILSNGHGSMLIYSLLHLTGYALPIEELKNFRQLHSKTPGHPEYGYAPGIETTTGPLGQGITNAIGMAIAEKTLAAQFNKPEHEVVDHFTYSFLGDGCLMEGISHEACSLAGTLGLGKLVAFWDDNGISIDGEVDGWFTDDTVKRFEAYGWHVVSVDGHNPAEIQAAIDASKAETSRPSLICCKTVIGFGSPNKEGTHGCHGAPLGEAEIIATREKLGWKHAAFEIPADIYAEWDANEAGAQAEAAWNEKFAAYQAAYPELAAEYLRRTSGELPADWETKTTNYIKQLQVDSVKIATRKASQNCIEEFGAMLPELLGGSADLAPSNLTMWSGTKAITADDASGNYLHYGVREFAMTAIINGMSLHGGLMPYGATFLMFMEYARNAMRMAALMKIQNIQVYTHDSIGLGEDGPTHQPVEQVASLRLTPNMSAWRPCDSVESAVAWKYAIERKDGPTALIFSRQGLAPMPRTDAQLANVVKGGYTLVDCDGKPEIILISTGSEVELCTKAAAELTAKGRKVRVVSMPATDVFDKQDAAYRESVLPSDVVKRVAVEAGIADFWHKYTGFNGKIIGMTTFGESAPADQLFEMFGFTVANVVATAESL